The following proteins are encoded in a genomic region of Kosakonia oryzae:
- a CDS encoding metal ABC transporter substrate-binding protein gives MKRTGVILALALGLMAQGAMAKTLNVVTSFSILGDITKEVGGEHVKVTTLVGPDGDPHTFEPSAKDSALLNKADVVVVNGLGLEGWLDRLVKASGFKGQLVVASTGVSTHTLEEDGKTVTDPHAWNSAANGALYAQNILAALVKADPEDEAALNASGQRYIAELKQMDSWAKERFSAIPQAKRKVLTSHDAFGYFARAYNVEFMAPQGISSESEASAEQVASLIKQIKADGVHVWFMENQLDPRLVKQIASATGAQPGGELYPEALSSKGGVADTYQKAFRHNVDTIANSMK, from the coding sequence ATGAAACGTACAGGGGTGATACTGGCGCTTGCGCTGGGCTTGATGGCGCAGGGCGCGATGGCAAAAACGTTAAATGTGGTCACCAGTTTTTCGATTCTGGGCGACATTACAAAAGAAGTGGGCGGCGAGCATGTAAAGGTGACGACGCTGGTCGGGCCGGATGGCGATCCGCACACCTTTGAACCCTCAGCGAAAGATAGTGCGCTGCTGAATAAAGCCGATGTGGTGGTGGTTAATGGTTTAGGGCTGGAAGGTTGGCTCGACAGGCTGGTGAAAGCCTCCGGTTTTAAAGGCCAACTGGTGGTGGCTTCAACTGGCGTATCCACGCATACGCTGGAAGAGGATGGTAAAACCGTGACCGATCCCCACGCCTGGAACAGCGCCGCTAACGGTGCGCTGTATGCACAAAATATTCTGGCTGCGCTGGTGAAAGCCGATCCGGAAGATGAAGCTGCGCTCAATGCGTCCGGCCAGCGCTATATCGCCGAATTAAAACAAATGGATAGCTGGGCGAAAGAGCGCTTCAGTGCAATCCCGCAGGCGAAACGCAAAGTGCTGACCAGCCATGATGCCTTCGGTTATTTCGCCCGTGCCTATAACGTGGAGTTTATGGCGCCGCAGGGGATCTCTTCGGAGAGCGAAGCCAGCGCAGAGCAGGTGGCCTCGCTGATTAAGCAGATCAAAGCCGATGGCGTACATGTCTGGTTTATGGAGAACCAGCTCGATCCGCGCCTGGTGAAACAGATTGCCAGTGCCACCGGCGCGCAGCCGGGCGGTGAACTCTATCCGGAAGCGCTCAGCTCGAAAGGCGGCGTGGCGGATACTTATCAGAAAGCGTTTCGCCATAACGTTGACACCATCGCAAACAGCATGAAATAA
- the pncC gene encoding nicotinamide-nucleotide amidase → MTDTELMQLSERIGQALKARGATLTTAESCTGGWVAKVITDIAGSSAWFERGFVTYSNEAKAQMIGVQPDTLDAHGAVSEPVVVEMAIGALKAARADYAISISGIAGPDGGSEEKPVGTVWFGIACVSGEGITRRECFPGDRESVRRQATAYALQTLWQHFLQKT, encoded by the coding sequence ATGACGGACACTGAATTAATGCAACTGAGTGAGCGTATCGGGCAGGCGTTAAAAGCGCGCGGCGCAACGCTAACGACGGCGGAATCCTGCACCGGCGGCTGGGTTGCAAAGGTCATCACCGACATTGCCGGCAGTTCCGCCTGGTTTGAACGTGGGTTTGTTACCTACAGTAATGAAGCCAAAGCGCAAATGATTGGCGTGCAGCCCGACACCCTGGATGCGCACGGTGCGGTGAGCGAGCCGGTGGTGGTGGAAATGGCGATTGGCGCGCTGAAAGCCGCGCGTGCCGATTATGCTATTTCGATCAGCGGCATCGCTGGCCCGGACGGCGGCAGTGAGGAGAAGCCGGTCGGCACCGTCTGGTTTGGCATTGCCTGCGTCAGCGGGGAAGGGATTACACGGCGCGAATGCTTTCCTGGCGACCGTGAGTCGGTACGCAGGCAGGCGACGGCTTATGCGCTGCAAACACTCTGGCAACATTTTCTACAAAAGACTTGA
- the recA gene encoding recombinase RecA, which yields MAIDENKQKALAAALGQIEKQFGKGSIMRLGEDRSMDVETISTGSLSLDIALGAGGLPMGRIVEIYGPESSGKTTLTLQVIAAAQREGKTCAFIDAEHALDPIYARKLGVDIDNLLCSQPDTGEQALEICDALARSGAVDVLVVDSVAALTPKAEIEGEIGDSHMGLAARMMSQAMRKLAGNLKQSNTLLIFINQIRMKIGVMFGNPETTTGGNALKFYASVRLDIRRIGAVKEGDNVIGSETRVKVVKNKIAAPFKQAEFQILYGEGINFYGELVDLGVKEKLIEKAGAWYSYNGEKIGQGKANATTWLKENPATAKEIEKKVREILLSNQNSAAEFSVDSNGEDVEETNEDF from the coding sequence ATGGCTATCGACGAAAACAAACAAAAGGCGCTTGCAGCTGCACTGGGTCAGATCGAAAAGCAATTCGGTAAAGGCTCCATCATGCGTCTGGGTGAAGACCGCTCCATGGATGTGGAAACTATCTCCACCGGTTCGCTCTCGCTGGATATCGCGCTGGGCGCAGGCGGTCTGCCGATGGGGCGTATCGTCGAAATCTACGGGCCGGAATCATCCGGTAAAACCACGCTGACATTGCAGGTGATTGCCGCAGCGCAGCGCGAAGGTAAAACCTGTGCGTTTATCGATGCGGAGCACGCGCTGGATCCGATCTATGCCCGTAAGCTGGGCGTTGATATCGACAACCTGCTGTGCTCTCAGCCGGACACCGGTGAGCAGGCGCTGGAGATCTGCGATGCGCTGGCGCGTTCAGGCGCAGTTGACGTGCTGGTTGTCGACTCCGTAGCAGCATTGACGCCGAAAGCGGAAATCGAAGGCGAAATCGGCGACTCTCACATGGGCCTCGCGGCACGTATGATGAGCCAGGCGATGCGTAAGCTGGCCGGTAACCTGAAACAGTCCAACACGCTGCTGATCTTTATCAACCAGATCCGTATGAAAATTGGCGTGATGTTCGGCAACCCGGAAACCACCACCGGCGGTAACGCGCTGAAGTTTTACGCTTCTGTGCGCCTGGATATCCGTCGCATCGGCGCGGTAAAAGAGGGTGACAACGTTATCGGCAGCGAAACCCGCGTAAAAGTGGTGAAAAACAAAATCGCTGCGCCGTTCAAACAGGCTGAATTCCAGATCCTTTACGGTGAAGGTATCAACTTCTACGGCGAGTTGGTTGACCTCGGCGTGAAAGAGAAGCTGATCGAAAAAGCGGGTGCCTGGTACAGCTACAACGGTGAAAAAATCGGACAGGGTAAAGCGAATGCAACAACCTGGCTGAAAGAGAACCCGGCAACGGCGAAAGAGATCGAGAAAAAAGTGCGCGAGATTCTGCTCAGTAATCAGAATTCCGCTGCGGAATTCTCGGTGGATAGCAACGGCGAAGACGTTGAAGAAACCAACGAAGATTTCTGA
- the recX gene encoding recombination regulator RecX, translated as MSDDTPRRSALPRLRDRAMRILAMRDHSEKEFRRKLTAPVMGKNGPEELDCTEEEVEQIVEWCLEHHFLDDARFVRQFISSRARKGYGPVRIRQELNQKGIARETTEQAMRECDVDWVASARDQALRKYGEPLPTEFVAKVKVQRFLLYRGFLQEDIQEIWRNFAD; from the coding sequence ATGTCTGATGATACTCCCCGCCGTTCTGCTCTTCCCCGTTTGCGCGATCGGGCGATGCGGATTCTGGCGATGCGCGATCACAGCGAAAAAGAGTTTCGCCGCAAATTAACGGCGCCGGTAATGGGAAAAAACGGCCCGGAGGAGCTCGACTGTACGGAAGAAGAGGTGGAGCAGATTGTGGAGTGGTGTCTTGAGCACCATTTTCTCGATGATGCCCGTTTCGTGCGACAGTTTATCTCCAGTCGCGCACGCAAAGGCTATGGGCCTGTTCGTATTCGCCAGGAACTGAATCAAAAAGGGATCGCGCGGGAAACGACGGAGCAGGCGATGCGGGAATGCGATGTTGACTGGGTCGCCAGTGCCCGCGATCAGGCGCTGCGCAAGTATGGAGAACCACTACCAACGGAATTTGTCGCGAAAGTAAAGGTGCAACGCTTTTTGCTCTATCGGGGCTTTTTGCAGGAAGATATTCAGGAGATATGGCGAAATTTTGCCGACTGA